The following proteins are co-located in the Polyangiaceae bacterium genome:
- the selB gene encoding selenocysteine-specific translation elongation factor: MSSLARRIVIATAGHVDHGKTTLVRALTGTDTDRLPDEKRRGISIELGFATLAHAPLSFIDVPGHKKLVHAMIAGVGGVDGVLLVVAADDAVMPQTREHLHVCKLLGIERIVVALSKADLVDDETLELARADLDATLGGMGLQARAVVPTAATTGKGLPELEAALLAMAAEAPAAADDERVWLPVDRVFSVKGAGTVVTGTLTRGSLRVGEAVYVGSASGLHASSCRSIEVHGQQQDHVHAPSRVAINLAKLERADVVRGNVVTNDPALPITRRLEVKLELAPGVEGEVESGFTAQVYVGTERRIGRVTLLGASGAHLALDEALPAIGGVGYVLRGFKDSRERGAVLGGGRILDAAPAVLPRRRDAARWEGREQTLRALAEGRVGDALLGLITAAAPRAVDIASLEPRLGRPAGELTKLVEARRKKGSLVAIGNGDQVTTPDNVTNLERRLVARVDAHHRQAPHEPGLSLETARTHLSRVAGRRVSEAVLERAAARGQVVVDQGVVCTPEFAKASGPGARAREAKVLEALGAVALDGTTETLLASKLGEDVERIKVALAALARAERARRLGTLWFAESSIDSVRARVAKHFDEAEELSVPQLKDLCGISRKQAIPILEQLDREGTTRRRGDARLRGPGRRR; the protein is encoded by the coding sequence GTGTCTTCGCTCGCTCGCCGAATCGTGATCGCCACTGCAGGTCACGTCGATCATGGCAAGACGACCTTGGTCCGTGCGCTGACCGGGACGGACACGGATCGACTGCCAGACGAAAAACGCAGGGGTATCAGCATCGAACTGGGCTTTGCGACGCTAGCGCACGCACCTCTCTCCTTCATCGACGTCCCGGGCCACAAGAAGCTCGTGCACGCGATGATTGCGGGCGTGGGCGGCGTGGACGGCGTGTTGCTGGTCGTCGCCGCGGACGACGCGGTCATGCCTCAGACCCGAGAGCACCTCCACGTCTGCAAGCTGCTGGGGATCGAACGCATCGTGGTGGCGCTGTCCAAGGCGGACTTGGTGGACGACGAGACGTTGGAATTGGCACGAGCGGATCTCGACGCGACCCTAGGAGGGATGGGGCTGCAGGCACGAGCGGTGGTGCCGACGGCGGCTACGACGGGCAAGGGGCTGCCAGAACTCGAGGCAGCCCTGCTCGCGATGGCAGCCGAGGCCCCCGCTGCGGCGGACGACGAACGGGTATGGCTTCCCGTCGACCGGGTGTTTTCGGTGAAGGGCGCAGGCACGGTGGTCACCGGCACCCTGACGCGAGGTTCCCTCCGCGTCGGAGAGGCGGTGTACGTGGGAAGCGCCTCGGGGCTCCACGCCAGCAGCTGCCGTTCGATCGAAGTGCACGGGCAGCAGCAGGACCATGTGCATGCGCCGTCCCGCGTCGCGATCAACTTGGCCAAGCTGGAGCGCGCCGACGTCGTTCGGGGCAATGTCGTCACCAACGATCCGGCTCTGCCCATCACGCGCCGTCTGGAAGTGAAGCTCGAGCTCGCGCCGGGGGTCGAAGGCGAAGTCGAGAGTGGATTCACGGCCCAGGTCTACGTCGGCACGGAGCGCCGCATCGGCCGCGTGACACTGCTCGGCGCCAGCGGCGCGCACCTGGCCCTCGACGAAGCCTTGCCAGCCATCGGCGGCGTTGGCTACGTGTTGCGTGGCTTCAAGGATAGCCGCGAGCGGGGCGCGGTGCTGGGCGGCGGGCGCATCTTGGATGCTGCACCAGCCGTGCTGCCTCGACGACGAGACGCGGCACGTTGGGAAGGGCGGGAACAGACCCTGCGAGCACTGGCAGAAGGTCGGGTTGGTGACGCGCTGCTGGGCTTGATCACTGCCGCCGCCCCTCGCGCCGTCGACATCGCCAGTCTGGAGCCGCGCCTAGGGAGGCCCGCGGGAGAGCTGACCAAGCTCGTCGAGGCGCGGCGCAAGAAGGGCAGCTTGGTGGCGATCGGCAACGGTGATCAGGTGACGACCCCGGACAACGTGACCAACCTGGAACGCCGACTGGTTGCACGCGTGGATGCGCACCACCGCCAAGCTCCTCACGAGCCTGGGCTTTCGCTGGAAACGGCGCGAACTCATTTGTCCCGCGTGGCGGGGCGCAGGGTCAGTGAAGCGGTGCTCGAGCGCGCTGCTGCGCGTGGGCAAGTGGTCGTCGATCAGGGTGTGGTCTGCACACCCGAGTTCGCCAAGGCGTCTGGCCCCGGCGCACGCGCGCGAGAAGCGAAAGTACTCGAGGCTCTGGGCGCGGTGGCTCTGGACGGCACCACCGAAACACTGCTGGCCTCCAAACTCGGCGAAGACGTAGAGCGCATCAAAGTCGCGCTCGCTGCGTTGGCTCGGGCAGAGCGCGCCCGCCGCCTTGGGACGCTTTGGTTCGCTGAAAGCTCGATCGATTCGGTCCGAGCGCGTGTTGCAAAGCACTTCGACGAGGCCGAAGAGCTGAGCGTGCCTCAGCTGAAGGACCTGTGCGGGATCTCGCGCAAGCAGGCCATTCCCATCCTGGAGCAACTCGATCGCGAGGGAACCACACGGCGCCGGGGTGACGCGCGCTTGCGGGGTCCGGGGCGCCGCCGTTGA
- a CDS encoding ACT domain-containing protein, with protein MSERQFRVLTAVGQDRPGLVHGISAWIHEAGANLEDSRMAVLGGEFAMIVLLSGDDEALTRIQIGRGSVSAELGLELSLRETRAPSSLVTRRYTLRVQGLDHPGIVDSITNVLARHSINIAWVQTRVAHQPLTGTPVFTLETELQLPPTASLEELSRDLTKAAADRQLDFELEDSPDARGA; from the coding sequence ATGAGCGAGCGACAATTCCGCGTGCTGACGGCCGTGGGGCAAGATCGCCCCGGTTTGGTGCATGGCATCTCCGCGTGGATTCACGAAGCGGGTGCCAACCTCGAAGACAGTCGCATGGCGGTGCTCGGCGGCGAGTTCGCGATGATCGTACTGCTCTCTGGCGACGACGAAGCCCTCACCCGTATCCAGATTGGACGAGGCTCCGTGTCTGCGGAACTGGGCTTGGAGCTCAGCCTGCGTGAAACCCGCGCCCCCTCCAGCCTCGTAACACGGCGCTACACCTTGCGCGTACAGGGACTGGACCATCCTGGCATCGTCGACTCGATCACGAACGTACTCGCCCGCCATTCGATAAACATCGCCTGGGTCCAGACACGAGTCGCGCACCAGCCTTTGACGGGAACTCCGGTGTTCACCCTGGAGACGGAGCTGCAGCTACCGCCAACGGCGTCGCTCGAGGAACTCAGCCGAGACTTGACCAAGGCAGCTGCCGACCGGCAGCTGGACTTCGAACTCGAAGACAGCCCCGACGCGCGCGGGGCATGA
- a CDS encoding right-handed parallel beta-helix repeat-containing protein, whose protein sequence is MIARLGLLSMTLLLVTCSGVACSSESSEGGATGGTGAGGASGASGGGGTAGSGGQGASGGSGGGQAGNAGTGGGQGGAPAICGKPKPGASNTGVPPGVTLKPSGSITIDKPGSVVEGLDITGEVMVLADNVTIRNCRITSGDYYPIRYFDNDNVGLLVEDTEIIGTSGDATAGISFANYTARRVNVHGTADGFKADANVLIESCWVHDLSNGPGEHNDAVQSTGGKGVTIRNSTLEGASNAAVQTGDLGGATEDLTIECSWLYGGGYTLNIRGQGATVPKNTRIVDNRFGDDSAYGPWVIDDPSPTVTGNVWDATGQPIPYP, encoded by the coding sequence ATGATCGCCCGCCTCGGACTACTGTCGATGACGCTGCTCTTGGTCACCTGTTCGGGTGTCGCGTGCAGCAGTGAAAGCAGCGAAGGCGGGGCGACGGGCGGCACCGGCGCTGGTGGCGCGAGCGGTGCGAGCGGCGGTGGCGGCACCGCTGGCAGTGGCGGTCAGGGCGCGAGCGGCGGCTCCGGGGGCGGCCAGGCGGGGAACGCAGGAACGGGCGGCGGCCAAGGGGGCGCACCAGCGATCTGCGGCAAGCCCAAGCCGGGGGCCAGCAACACCGGTGTTCCCCCGGGCGTCACGCTGAAGCCCAGTGGCTCGATCACCATCGACAAGCCAGGGAGCGTGGTGGAGGGGCTCGACATCACTGGCGAGGTCATGGTCCTCGCCGACAACGTCACGATTCGCAACTGCCGTATCACCAGCGGCGACTACTATCCGATTCGCTACTTCGACAATGACAACGTCGGCTTGCTCGTGGAGGACACGGAGATCATCGGGACCAGCGGCGATGCGACGGCCGGGATCTCTTTTGCCAACTACACCGCGCGCCGCGTCAACGTGCACGGCACCGCGGACGGATTCAAGGCCGACGCCAACGTGCTGATCGAAAGCTGTTGGGTCCACGATCTGTCGAACGGCCCCGGCGAGCACAACGATGCCGTGCAATCGACGGGTGGGAAGGGAGTCACGATTCGAAACAGCACCCTCGAGGGCGCCAGCAACGCAGCGGTGCAGACCGGGGATCTGGGCGGGGCCACCGAGGATCTGACGATCGAGTGCAGCTGGCTCTACGGCGGCGGCTACACCCTCAACATTCGTGGACAGGGAGCAACGGTGCCGAAGAACACGCGCATCGTCGACAACCGCTTCGGGGACGATTCTGCCTATGGTCCGTGGGTGATCGACGATCCCAGCCCGACCGTCACGGGCAACGTCTGGGACGCGACGGGCCAGCCAATCCCGTATCCCTGA
- a CDS encoding PfkB family carbohydrate kinase gives MVSVVSWGELLWDRFPDAQYLGGAAANVAYHAAKLGADAFLVSTVGRDALGQRAVAELGHHGVKTELIHVDPSAPTGVVDVEFEAGEPKFRLASSAAWDRLECNDAVLNALGEASVFYYGTLAQRTALACDALTRALAVRGPLKVCDVNLRPPFVSRRAVEACVLRADVVKMNEHELHALARLLDVADVVAALRERGAARFVAVTRGGAGAELWASGTWHQCGSVPAASDDSEPHTGEYREARSKQGDAVGAGDAFSAVLGLALAKHLAPAAALAAANRYAGYVASRVGAMPPAPNFIDELRF, from the coding sequence ATGGTGTCCGTGGTCAGTTGGGGAGAGTTGCTTTGGGACCGCTTCCCCGACGCGCAATACCTCGGCGGCGCCGCTGCGAACGTCGCCTACCACGCGGCCAAGCTCGGCGCCGACGCCTTCCTGGTGAGCACTGTGGGCCGCGATGCCTTGGGCCAGCGCGCCGTGGCGGAGCTAGGTCACCACGGCGTCAAAACGGAGCTGATCCACGTGGATCCCTCGGCGCCGACGGGCGTGGTGGACGTGGAGTTCGAAGCGGGAGAGCCGAAGTTTCGACTGGCGTCGAGCGCAGCCTGGGATCGTTTGGAGTGCAATGACGCCGTGCTGAACGCCCTCGGCGAAGCCAGCGTGTTCTACTACGGCACTCTGGCTCAGCGCACCGCCCTGGCCTGTGACGCACTGACACGCGCGCTCGCCGTACGAGGGCCGTTGAAGGTCTGTGACGTGAATCTGCGACCGCCCTTCGTCTCGCGTCGCGCCGTCGAAGCCTGCGTCCTTCGCGCCGACGTCGTGAAGATGAATGAACACGAGCTGCACGCGCTCGCGCGACTGCTCGACGTCGCGGATGTGGTCGCCGCTCTCCGAGAGCGCGGCGCTGCGCGCTTCGTAGCCGTCACCCGCGGGGGAGCCGGCGCCGAACTCTGGGCTTCGGGCACCTGGCACCAATGCGGGTCGGTACCAGCAGCCAGCGACGATTCAGAACCCCACACCGGTGAGTATCGCGAAGCGCGCTCGAAGCAGGGCGACGCCGTGGGCGCCGGGGACGCCTTTAGCGCGGTCCTCGGCCTGGCCTTGGCCAAGCACCTCGCCCCCGCCGCTGCCCTCGCGGCCGCCAATCGCTACGCCGGGTACGTCGCGTCACGAGTCGGCGCCATGCCGCCCGCTCCGAACTTCATCGACGAGCTTCGTTTTTGA